The Cuculus canorus isolate bCucCan1 chromosome 16, bCucCan1.pri, whole genome shotgun sequence genome includes a region encoding these proteins:
- the GHRH gene encoding somatoliberin gives MLDKATLLLFLHLVACSISSPLYPALRYSPGPMSHNPSAEEQDEEGLLTDPSEKRIQRHADAIFTDNYRKFLGQISARKFLQTIIGKRLGGGESRPGERVHGFLTRRQSDSILMDSRYHQQMELRDFLGAILQNQRPQDINSSRLEGLPSTLTKLM, from the exons ATGCTGGATAAAGCCACCCTGCTCCTCTTTCTGCATTTAGTCGcatgctccatctcctctcctctctaCCCAGCTCTCAG GTACAGCCCAGGGCCAATGAGCCACAACCCCTCAGCAGAGGAACAGGATGAAGAGGGTTTGTTAACAGACCCCTCTGAGAAAAG GATACAGCGCCATGCTGATGCCATTTTCACTGACAACTACCGAAAATTCCTGGGGCAGATTTCCGCCCGCAAATTCTTACAGACCATCATTGGCAAGCGGCTTGG AGGAGGTGAGAGCAGACCAGGAGAACGGGTGCACGGGTTTCTGACAAGGCGCCAGTCTGACAGCATCCTGATGGACAGCCGCTACCACCAACAAATGGAACTGAGGGACTTCCTGGGAGCCATTCTGCAGAATCAGAG GCCCCAGGACATCAACAGCAGCCGGTTAGAAGGCCTTCCCAGCACCCTGACTAAGCTCATGTAA